A portion of the Adhaeribacter radiodurans genome contains these proteins:
- a CDS encoding recombinase family protein, which translates to MKIGYARVSTQDQKLELQLDALTGQGCELIFQEKKSGKNKERPELAKLLGQLRSGDTVVVWKLDRLGRSLRDLIDLVAEFQKRGVDFVSLQDGINTATSTGRFTFNIFASLAEFEREIIKERTKAGLVAAKSRGRAGGRPAGLSPAAQEKAKSAKVLLASGNKPEEIAKILGISRATCYRYLDYTATESKS; encoded by the coding sequence ATGAAAATCGGTTACGCTCGGGTGAGTACCCAGGATCAAAAATTAGAATTGCAATTAGATGCCTTGACTGGTCAAGGGTGTGAGCTCATCTTTCAAGAAAAGAAATCGGGGAAAAACAAAGAACGACCCGAACTGGCAAAGCTGCTGGGCCAACTCCGGTCTGGTGATACGGTGGTTGTCTGGAAGCTGGACCGGTTGGGTAGATCCTTGCGGGATTTGATTGACCTGGTAGCCGAGTTTCAGAAAAGGGGAGTAGACTTTGTGAGTTTACAGGATGGGATCAACACGGCTACTTCCACCGGTCGCTTTACCTTTAACATCTTTGCTTCCCTGGCTGAGTTCGAACGAGAGATTATTAAGGAACGCACAAAAGCGGGCTTAGTAGCGGCCAAATCTCGGGGTAGAGCAGGAGGGAGGCCCGCTGGTTTATCCCCGGCCGCCCAAGAAAAAGCCAAGTCGGCCAAAGTACTTTTGGCCTCAGGTAATAAACCCGAGGAAATCGCCAAGATTCTGGGGATCTCCCGGGCTACTTGTTACCGGTACCTGGATTATACGGCTACCGAATCAAAGTCTTGA